GTGTTTATAGCGGTTATGATATGTATAATAATATGTGGACTCCCGTTTTCACAAGCACACCTACCTGCTTGTGAAGTATCCATTGGCTCAGTTTCCTGTTTCACCTTAACCTCTGGAAGGCTGGAGCTCAGGGTAGCAGTGCTGGTGGCTGCTGGCTGAGTGGGAGAAGCCACTGCATTGGCCATGGAGGCAGGCACAGGGGGAGTGACAGCCATGGCTGCCGGCAGGGCTGAAAGAACGGCAGTGGGCTGAGAGGGAGGTGTCGGAGCTGGTGGAGCCAGAAGGGTGGGAATGGCCTGTGAATGATGCTGAGTAGGAGTGGACAGCGGCTGCTGCTCACCTCCGTGACTCGGAAGAGCCTCCACAGTTGCCATGACTGGGGACGCCATCGCAACATGAACATCAGATTTGGGCTTCACTCTAAATAAAGAAAAAGCAGAACCACATTACACCTCCAGATCTGCATGCATAAAAGCAGTTCAAGACAATCAGATCACATGCATGCAAACACTGTTAACAGGGTTCCCACATTTGATTTTTCCAGCAGgaattttaaaaatcattttccaGTGATCACACTCAATTTAAGGTAATTTCATGCACATTAAATACTGCAGAACTGAACATAACCAAGGAGAAATTTCCATGGCTTTTTCATATACTTGGACGCAATGAAGTAGAAATAGTGAAAGTTATTGTGACATACATCCAAGTATAACGTAttgaaactatgaaaaaaagtgtgacttatagtccggaaaatacggtatatagtacagttatttatatttttattttcttcgaTTCACTTGCATACATATTGACATATTGAAGTTTTTTGTGCCTGGAAATCAGACTTTAACTCCGATAGCTCCAAGTTATCCAGGACTGTGGGAACCCTGTTCTAGGAACATTGTCTTTTGTCCTATTTTGAATAGGAAAAGAAAGGACTTCAGGCAGGGCTTACCCCGCTGGGCGAGGGGATCCCGAGAGCCTCATCCCACTATCCATTCGGCCAGCATTATGCTCACTTGGCTGTGCTGGGATCAGACTTTTACGCACTGCCCTAGAAATACACCCCAAAAATGGTCTTTCACTAGTATTTTAGCAAGATACGCGCACACTAGGCTGGGTTACTTCTCAGGACATCAGTAATGAGAGACCAAACGAATGAAacttaaaatgttcatatatagccacgtttccaccgcaggaactttacccaggaactagggactttgggctggtactcagTGTGTTTCCACCATAGggaccaggaactaaataaagttacgggtaaaaaaatgcccctcagaaagtccctgttggcgaggtagtactttttcaaagttccagaactttccggggcgggacttgggcgctaaacatcctgattggttgagttcacgcagcattgtgatttcaaccaccatttatttggatcattttcaaaatattacttctattgtgttatgaaatgtaattttagaagTATTTcatgcgagaatgtagttgtttaaaacaaaaaaccGGTGGTTTATTTATAGagacagcacctatttaaaaatgtttatagaaCCGATTTCGGACATGGTCAGCTCCaggcgatcagcgggagctcagtcctcatgtatccgccgagagcggCCTCACCTTGGCTCGAACTTCTGATGTGTGCGGCTAGCTCTGAAgcctctttagtggttaaacataaaatataattcgttttgggttaatctaacaggtaatctttgttttctgtattcaatttatctatatgttaaaatgaaaataaaaaaaggcaaatttatataatattccatttcattgtaatgactgtaaatacacacatttccctgaactaagtacagtTCTCCCAAATCAAATGCGCAAAAACCGAACTAATGAGGATTTCCAagatcagcgtactttgtattgaaaaacgcgcgcagacctacgtcaccagtatATTTGCTTAATCTTCCAAGTACTTCAGACGGCGGTGGAAATGCAGAAATCAACAGGTCGGGGGTTttcttttttatagaaaatatgaatttataaattTCAGGACTGCCTAATTCTCACTACAACAATCGACTAGGGCTGGCCGAACATTAGTCACTGAGAAGAGGCTCGTTTGACCaatacaaatgttccgggtaatttcagtggaaacgcggcatatgaTGGATAGTTTGGCTCCTCAGTAGTTAACATACTATAAATACATATGTTATGAAACTATAGAAAAAGCTGTAGAGTGAAGGCTGACTCACCCCTCATTCACAGGTTTTTTGCGAAGGATGCTAGGTCGAGGGGAGGAGACGAGTGTGGGTGCACCTGTAGCCGCCCCCTGGGGGTGTGTCTGCACCATCGTAGTGACAGGCTGCGTGCCACTAAAAGTGCTCCCGATTGGATTAGTGACAAAAGCAGGACTTTCAGCCAAAACAAcacctgtataaaaaaataatctttaataaaagataaattttgatcaattgaatcTAATTAATTAATGCTTGCCGAATTAAAGCATTATTACTTTTCCGCAAATAGTTTTGGTTTTGGACCCCAAACAttggaacagtagtgtatattagtCATTAAATGGGTTCctcttaaaaatacaaatattaaatgggTTGAATTATAAAGTAACATAAATAAAGCTTATAATTTATGATGTCTTTCataataaaaggaaaacaaaCTTTTGCTGAAAAATGATGACATACAGGGATcagtttaagattttaaatgatgTTTCCAAAACtatcacaaatctttttttttctctttttttttgacaaaactaGCTACATAAGACTACCGTGgtaacatttaaagaaaaggcaaaaaataaacaaaatgtaaaagtaGTGGGTACAGTAAGCAAGGAAGTAAAAATTCCTTCAGCTGGTCATCCATACTGACATAGcctacaaattatttaatttgaatattactaTTCCCCAACCCCACCCCCTAACACACACTTACAATTTCTAAAAGGGGTGCTAAACGTACCTGGTGGTTTTGCTTCAGATTGTGGCTGTTGCGTGGTGACCGGAGCCTGTTGTACGCTCTGGGTGCTGATTGGTGCAGTGGCATGAAGCCCCTGCACTCCTATTGGTGCAGGCTGAATGCCCTGAGCAGTCATAGAGGCTGGCTGGATGTTCTGAGTGCTGATCTGGGCAGATGGCAAGCCAATGCGATCCACTGCCATCAGCATGGGGTTCAAGTGCACAGTGGTGGCCACACCAACACCAGCCTGAGCAGGAAGAGTTGAGCTCTGAGCTGAAGCCGTTACTAGGGAATAAAGCACAGAGTCTGTGTTAAAGGTCTAAGAAACATTGCAATATTAGCACAGAGGTTCTGTTGTCTTGTGTTTACCTGGGTAGGGGCGGATGCTGGAGACCGAGCTGGTGATGGGGGTGTAGGTGTGGGTCAGAGGATACGGGGATGAAGGGTATGTGGGTAGAAAGTACTGAAACTGCACTGGCACTGGCGGCCTGCCGAAGAACACAAACGGTTAACACAACACAAGCTTCAATTCACTGATTGCTTTGGCTTACTTGGATTAATTCAGGGGTGTCCAAACCTACTCCTGGAAGTCCAACATCGCACAGAATtttcctgaagaccttgattacttGAGAAGTGGTTCTCCAGGTGCAGGTTTGGACACCACAGACTTCATTCACAATTAACTGCCAGAACTTAACCATCACAAGAAGAGCTGTTGGAGTAGTTTCACCTGTTATCGCTGCGAGCCTCCATGGTGACAGGGTTTGGTGAAGAGCGATGGCCTGAAATGGGAATCAGGTTGGTCCTTTCTCCTGAGTACTCTGGCTGGATGCGTGAGGAAGTGTGGGCAATCGGTTGAGGAACCACTTTAGCTGATGAGGCCAGAAACATACAACAAAAGCTTGTACAAATACATTTGAACAGGTATAATTCAGTGTAAAAGTAACTGcaggaaatatctgtttgctAAATAAAGCCAGCAAACattattctttctcttttttttggtttctgtacccaaTACGTTTAAAAATTACAAGTGCTATGTAAATACAGGTATTGGTACTCGGTATCAGcaagtacataaataaaattattggttTCATTATAGAGAGAGTtgtatcagtgcatccctagttCTAACAaactatcaatccatccatcaaaCAAGCTATCAATCCATTTAAAGGGGGCATCGGATTCAATTTTCACTTttatagcctttttttttctttgcatgtaGTTAGGTTTCTCGCATGCCTGCCAGCTGAGAAAAGCTGTAAAGAAAACACACAGCCAGTTTGTTATGCACTGTCTGAGTCTGAAACAGTGCCATCCAGCAAGCCGTTACAATTTTCAGCCGGTTTCTACATAGACAGCTATTTGAATTAGACCACCTCTGAGCCATAAATGCAGTCCAACAAGGCAGCAATTCACACTTCTTATGTCAACGCCTCATGGAAGAGAGGGCTGGAGTGGACAAGCAGCTCATTATCAttaattggtttttatttttattgccacATCAGCATCTAAGGCTTTAACAAAAACTGAGTTTGGATAATACAAGAGCTACATTAacacaaattaaaacaacatttggaCATTCGCATTATAAAGGACATAataatgctttattctgcatgatcaAAGTCTAGATCCCTTAACCCTGCCCAATATCTAAACATAAATACTAcaaacaactaccttactatcaATAACTATCAATTAAACTatcaagcagcaaattaggagtttattgagggaaagcTCTTAGTTATGTGTTCCCTAATTAAAAGAGTTACCTAACATTTCTTCTCAGCCCTGAAAATCTAACTTTTCCCTGATTTGACTCAGAAAGCCTCactatgcatttataaaaaatactgaaCATCATAAACACGTGGGTTGTGCTTACCGACAGGGATGGCAGAGGTGGTCACAGCTGTAGCATGGGAGGAGTGAGAGGCCATTGTCATGGTGACAATAGTGCTACTGGTCATTTGGGTGTGTGGTGCAGAGCCTGTTTTGGGGTACACACAGTTTACATGAAGTTATGAATCACATGGAAATGTGTCACTGTAAATGAAATGTTGGGGGACAAAGTTACCTGTAGAAGCAGCTGAAGTAGCAGTGTTGGTAGCTAAGATCGGAGCTACAGTGGCAGCGGCAACAGGGGTCACAGTGTTAAAGATCGGCTtctgcagacaaaaaaaaaaaaattagttaaagAAAGTTTGTGGCATTATGTTCCAGCAAGAACACCCCATAACCTACCGATGCATAAACATAGAATATTCTGCTAAAATACAATCTAGATATGCAGAACTAACGGATTCTATATATATTTCAAACTGTAAATACTTTAAACTTTCAAACTAAGGTCCAGGGACATCCAAGTGGGCACAAGAGAAacatttcagagaaaaaaaagtcaacatgttaagagattaattaaaaatgtttaaagtaatCAACTTTCTACTGAAAGCcatagtcccccccccccccccacattatAAGATTGAATAAAATCTGCTATATTATAAAGATTTATACAAACATTACTCTAACAGTGGGTTGAAACATGACACACTATCAacttaaaaagttattttcagaTCATATTTTAATTAGATTGGGCTTTAGAACACTGCAAATAGCAAACCATTAATTCATtgatcttatttatttttcaaacaaacATCATATTAAAAGCATCAATCTCATACTTTAGATTTTTTCTAATACAGTACAAAAGCATCTACATACATGACCCACACTATATAGCTTGCTTTATATTTTCGGGTGTACTGTGGGGTCCctgctttatttaaataactttagATCAGTAGGCTCATAGTAGGACTGACTTGTGTGACGGTGTGAGCAGGCTGGGCTTTCTGGGTTCCAATAGCTGGGTGTGAGGGGAGGGTGATGCGGGTGGCAGTGTCCCGCGGAGTGGGGGGACGCTGGATGTTGATGGTGGTTGGTGGAGGGTGAATAGTTACTGGTCGCCTAAAACCACAAATTCAAGATCATTGAATTAACACCAAACAATGTTATGATAATATGAGTTAAAAAAGCGAAGAGATGAATACAATAATTTACCCATGAACCATCTCTGCAGCATGTGTGACAGGGGTGTTAATGACTGGGGACTGGGTTCTAGCAGCTGGAATGGGAGCCACCATGGTAGGCAGAACAGCGGTTGAGGTGGTCACCAAAGGTCGAGACTGTGAATAAAGACACCATGCATAAATATCAAGAACTTTCAAGAACTCAAGAAAGATGTTGGAGATCTATGAACTGTATGTCATCTTTTGAAAAACCTTTTCACAACTCTGCAAAATGGCAGCAACAGGAAACAAAATGTTCCCACAACGCAACAGGACCTCCATGTACATGTGTTTTTATGACTTGCAAATACATACATATGGTTTTCTCTAATGTTCTGAACATTGTTGTAGCAAATTCTTCCGATTTACTTGCGAAAAGAAGGTGCCAAAACCAGCTGGCTAACAGATATCAGGTTCTTAATGGTGTTTGTCTCTGAATTTTTTGTTAGTAATTAATTAGttagtagggctgcatgattaatcaaatGCGAATGTCGTGtattttgtcagtaaagccgttTCTGTAATCAGTAGTAAATCatcatcacatgctttcagatggagcatcatttaatacacagagcagAAGTTCCCttacatattttatgtttgtagtttacttagaatatatttaattatcccataacattatttaatattcacttgcaagtgcagttaaacagtacACAAGTTACGACCAAAAAACCCCCACAGCAGACGATTTTATTGTGCAATTATGAAATCGAAGAAATCATTCGCCATTATGAAAGCTGTTTGCTtagcttctcagtgaactacggctctgtgtagtaaatgctgctccatctgaaagcatgtgaaaatactacaattaataaaatttttactCCAAAATCACTTCATAACATCAAGTCGAgggtttgaaataaatccttcagTGAGATAatgtggcttcttacacagaataaggctCGCAAAATATTTCATAGCATTCTAAGCAGTGATATAGGCATcgcattataaatatactttatttcaaggaaaattttaataataacaactcagataaaccatatacggtcataattatgtatttattagtcACGCTGAATCCATAAAAGCAGTTCAGTCTCTCCAAAaaaaacgtgattatgcgatttcctgatttaatgcataatcagtcaaaggccgcatatttatgcgggggtcacattttttcaaatatgccgcactttcgccgcataaattgccgatttcaggaagcaaaatatgcaagggtagcatgatttcataatccctgtatttacattgcacatatatcttagcagaaagttgaaaaatgttgtgtttacttcacacaagtaaatcgccattatttcccaaatgggaaccttatgaagtgacgtaattacgcgacgtgaacatcatctgcgaactccgcggtgaaaccagggtgaagcacgcaaatcattctcatttgccaacaaaaataagcgcaaaagaccgcgcgaagcagttacccggtgtgttacatgacagtgggggcaaattattttgagagagggatgaggatggcgaatgataggccagtgttagaggctacaaagttagttttcattttcacagtggactgttgtagtttcattcagaagttgatgcacctctacagttgtaagattgcacttttttgttacagaatagtaccaaaaccttacagttgtaagtatattagtagtatgtaaaattatttacGTTGCAGTAATAGATTGCACTTTGCatttcctgtaaaacagcattttttaaatattttatttattcatttttacagaagtagttgaatattccttttgtaaagctagataACTtttttgactcaatgttttgtaaatttgaGCCAtatgttaattaaggtctgaaataaaacagaatgagaacttaaatattatgtgatttagtatgcttgcttataggaagtcataagaaatgactctttacagtaattagtagcctagtgagaacagggtgttgggggggTGGGTggatcacctttttttctctttttcatctaaGTGCAGTTTTTGCTAATTCCcacaatttcatcgcataaaattgcaaaaatatcctgcttattccatcgcattttttaagaaaaatcaaGGATCTTTTcccgcaacaatcacaacaaaaatctgcatttttctggagggactgactaTAGGTatttcctgggtttcttcttTGAGACGTATTTGGAGTTTCAGctcgagagcgccctctggcctttggatggagatttactgctgagcACAGAACATTGCTTCACTGAAAGATCCGCATGACAATCAAAACTTCAATAGACTCGCGATTCCATTTTGATTTATAGTGCAGCCCTATTAGTTAAAATTTAATGAAACAAATCAGTAATGCTTTGCactgtatgtaaaaaaatgtgttataccaagcttaaaatattttatggggCAGAAACTGGGATTATGTGATggtatatttctttcttttaattatcattatacagtaaataatgAACAACTAGAAAAGTCATAGTGGGCTATCAATATCACTGTGGACAATTGGGGGCCTTGGAGTAAAAAAGGTCACTGCTCTAAACATGACATTTACATTAAGTGCTGTTTAGATCCGAGCAGACTGTTGTGTCTAACTGTATGTGATCAGTAAGTTGTGAAGCCTCTGCACCTGAATAGGCTGATGTATAATGTGCTGCACAGCTGCAGGTTGGCTGGGGCCTGTATTTCCTCCTCCGGCTGGTCTGAGAACAGTAGGGCCTTTAGTGCTAGACATGACAGCTGCAGCAGCTGCGCCTGAAACACCAAACAGGCACAGATATTACTATTACAGTAGGTTAAAATTtgtatcaaacaaacaaacacaccagAAAAGTCACTTTCATCATGTAATGGTGACATAGCTCATTTCTCGCATCAAACAGACATACAAAACATccagaaaacatttgaaaactatATTTGCATTTAGCTTAAATTGACTAATTTCTAGGGGTGACCCCAAATAGTCGGCGATTCGATGCTTCGATTCggggagcctgattcgactaccaatccaACAGTCGAATATTCGTGGGctgttatgattatgattattataaataaatctgttttgtttCAATAAAACCATATGATTACttgcttttgatattttatttaaaccaatTATTACTCCTATTCATCAGAATAAACAATTGATTACTCTATTACCAAAATAACTGTAAGTGACAGCTCTACTGTAGATTAAaatttctgtacagtctaatctCCATTTGTCATACCTTTCGAATGTCAccaaaataaattgttcttttaaccTCAAATAAAACAACACGTttaattattccagctgctgtaAGAAGAGGCTACAAATGATCCGCTACCTTCAGCATCGAATGGCAGCAAACTTGGAAACTGACCTGAACCACTCAAATCAGAAAACATCACAAGCTTACCGTTGTGAATCGGGGTATGGTAAATTTTGAACACTGAATGGTTATGTACTTTCTCAGTAATTGATTTagaatcattttaatcaaaaaaAGTTACAGAATGCAGCTTTAAGAGTCTTCTTTTATGCTCTACATAAAAAGAAggtacaggtttggaaaaacatgagagggaagtgaaaatgtaaatgatggaagttttcattttgggtgaactaacctttcaTTCAATAAGGTTCAGTTTGAATGAAATCACTGACCTCTGGGCAGATGGGAGGTGAAAGTATGGGGAGGAGCAGCAGATCCGATCTGTAGCGCAGATGCATTGCCCCTGAAGATCTGCACATTAGTGGCCATTAGTTGATGGAGATTACTCTGTCCCTGGAGAAACATTATTTGTCACAAAAAGTTTGTCGCAATTAGTAGACTGTGTGCAATCTAAATTTCcctgtctaggaggagttcatagTTAATTGTGCCAATACCTGCTGACCGCTGATGGTTGCCACTGGTATGGAAGCTGGAGCAATGCTGCTCTCAAGGGGAACGGTGATATGTCCAGACACTTTGGCTGGAACAGGAATATGACCTTGGCTAATGGCCGGAGCAGGTGCTATAAGACGACTGGGCATAGGTGACTTCAGGGTAGCCTGGAGAATGgagaaagaaattaaataataataatttgagggTTCAGGTATCCTAAAAGTTCAGGTGACCCtaatgcagtggttctcaaccttttttccaCTGGGCCGCACTATTGTCCAAGTGCAAGTctcatttttgatttttttttccattaagtaataatttaaagctttctatagatatatttatcatgtctgtgaggcatgtattcgcAGAGTTTCGGTTTATTTTTTGTAAGCGCTCCTGTTCAAGACGGGATGGCAGAAAGCACAtcgtttattttctttattttatagaagcacaacgttttgttgatattgtgagtgcacacacataaaagtagaccctttacagttacaaatgatgtattaCTGTTACCTTTATGAGTAAATATTATGGcgtaaacactgaaaaaaatgcaattgaTCATGCTGATGCCTTTATGTCCTGCAAAGTGCGCTTTAGTGCACTCTCCACACAAAATAttggatatagcgcacatttatctaaGTTTAACgtaaaaacattgttatatgcttgaactgttttatatgttTAGATTTCATTTTAGATATGTCATgctgatttgagaaggctaaattgatcaaacataggctATGATCAGCTCACCGTCTGCCACTGGCCGCTTTGtcgttactttaaaaaacaaaaacttatatttaatgaacagaaaaaaagaaagaaaaaagaaaaaaaaaaaagaaaaaaaatataatcactttgccaTTACATACAAATTGTAATATTGCTGAAACAGTAGTAAAGCTGTTTTGGGAGAACGGGGGAAAAAGCAGGCTGAAAATTTTCAAGTGAGTGATGTGGCAAACTGAAAAATTGATGCCGAAAGTCCAGCACTCTCCTTCTTTCACTGCTGCGACTACTCTTGTTTGTATGTGTTCCTTCAATGGAATTTTCcacatttatttttctccctTAATAACAAAAATGTCCATTCTGCTGCACACTTTTACTGGACTAATGGCTGCTGATGACTATTTGAactgaattctgccaaagtgggcACTTGTAAGTGTTCGTTAAATGTGTAACGTTAATTACGTGAGTACAGGACTGCTCGtgtcttaaaataatatataaaaaaaactaaaaatttgtACATAAAAACATTCACTAATATTTgtttagtacatttttttttattaatgtaaaaactaaaatgaattgtTAAACtgaaagttactttttttaaaaaactaaactagCATTTAAAGTAtcccaaattaaaaataatatatatattttctgaaaactgTATACATTTAAATTCCATAAATTCACAGGAGCGAAGAAAGTGAAATGAAATTACTTTCACAGAGCCCTCGCTGACGCCGGACTGCTGGCCCTGTAGTAGCTGTACTGATGGGGTGGCCACAGTTACAGGAGGGCTGGGCTGAATAGGCACATGCTGGGGCAAAGCAGGTGGCTGGACGAGAGCTTGGACCTGTGGGTAGGGCCTGACCATCACCGTCTCCTGCTTATCATCACGGAACGATGCAATTCCACCTCCACTGCCACTGCTGCTGCCAGGTGGAGGATCCCGAGAGTGATCCACTTCACGGCTGCTGTCCTCACTGCCCactgcaaaacaatatttgcCACATTTTATCAGCCTTCAATATGTGATGCACATACCTACTTGTACTTTAGTACCTAGttgatattaaaattaatatcaaCACCGTGACATTGCATCAAAtttaaaatacttataaatataaatatttattttaaataatttaataaaataaaaacatatgtaaaGTGACATCAGAGAAAAAATGCTGTTACAGGGAgcacattttcagattttgaataAAGATAAAGAAATTGTGGATTGACTTGCACAAAATTATTGTTAAAAAGTAAAGAGGGtccattttgatttaatttgaacATTAAATTATGTGCAATgctcaaaaaaatgttttgtgtgtataCACAGTAGTTTTGTGAGTGCAAACAGACAGgatgaaaaaaatattgcatcactggaaaaaaaaaagacaaaagcaaaaatcaattgagaaatcttttttttttttttttttttacttgttactATATAAAGTCAATCATCTTTTCTTCTTTATTGTGATGCAATATGCACCAACCATCTTCTCATGCTCATACAATACAATGATAAAGCACTTATCAACAAAAGAGATGCTTTAAGAGcttaattactattaatattattatttattttatagccaTATTGATAAATAAGCTAATCAAAGTTTCGGCTGAATTGTGCCTCCTTGCAAACAAATGGTGCAAACCAGAATTTTCTAAAGTAACTGCaattatttgcacaaaaaaataaacaaataaatttcaTGGTAACGGATGATGCAACAAGATTCATGCAATAAGGGGGTTAAATCAACAGCATTAGTTAAATGTAGTTAATTTGTCCATGTTATCAACTACTGGAGCCCATCTGAAGCGAAATGGTCTGGACTGGTGCGATCACACTCCTGACGTTACCTGATTGTGTGCCTAGAACGCTGCTGTCAGTAGACATCTGGCCGGGTCCAGCTCCAGGAGGAGGCAGTGCAGCCCTGGGAAACTGCTGAGAACTCATCTTGGGTCTATTATCTGTAAGAAAAGACCAATTCTAGTTGAACAGTTTTAATATCTTTACTTAAAGAGCAAGGACAAATATCACAATTCCAAAAGAACTGGAGACCAGACTGTGCTTTAGAGGTGTGAAATCCTGCTTTCTGCAGAGTTCATTAAAGTTAACTATTCTCTTATCTGTACTTTTAAAGCAACTCCAGAGATTTAAAACACATGATTATGTTGCGTATAACTAGGGCTTGATGTAAAATGCACAATGGTGGCCCCATTCATGAGCAGTGTTTGGGACCCCAGCTCTAGAGTTCAGTCAGGCACATGTTATGATAGTTAGGAGACACCGACCAGGGGACTTATTTGCAAACAAAGTACATGATCGAATAAAACCAACAACAAACAAACTACGATCGACGCATTACAAAAAACACGATTCGCACGACTCGATTCGCTCTTTTACCAAGTAACAGCCACCAATACTTCAAATATTCTTATTAGGCGCGATAAGCACGTTAGCTGATAGCAATACCTGTCACTTTTGGTAAATTAATGTTTACTTTATGAAACGAAACCGGTTGCACGAGTAAATCTTACAAACAGCCAACAAGCCATGACAACAGAGTAACGTTAAATGTTATAACGTAAACGTTAGATCAAAACAGAGGCATTATTGCTGGTTGACAAAAGCTATTATGAATTTGTCTATAAAGTGCAGGTTAAATACAGGAAGTATGAGGGTTCTTGCATGACAACAATATATAAATGTACTACAAACACAAATAAGAACTAtaagggaaaaaagaaaagaaacattaatACTACCGCGTCTCTCAGAAGCTAT
The Carassius auratus strain Wakin chromosome 31, ASM336829v1, whole genome shotgun sequence DNA segment above includes these coding regions:
- the LOC113050619 gene encoding histone deacetylase complex subunit SAP130-like isoform X1 codes for the protein MPFSHYGVGIASERRDNRPKMSSQQFPRAALPPPGAGPGQMSTDSSVLGTQSVGSEDSSREVDHSRDPPPGSSSGSGGGIASFRDDKQETVMVRPYPQVQALVQPPALPQHVPIQPSPPVTVATPSVQLLQGQQSGVSEGSVKATLKSPMPSRLIAPAPAISQGHIPVPAKVSGHITVPLESSIAPASIPVATISGQQGQSNLHQLMATNVQIFRGNASALQIGSAAPPHTFTSHLPRGAAAAAVMSSTKGPTVLRPAGGGNTGPSQPAAVQHIIHQPIQSRPLVTTSTAVLPTMVAPIPAARTQSPVINTPVTHAAEMVHGRPVTIHPPPTTINIQRPPTPRDTATRITLPSHPAIGTQKAQPAHTVTQKPIFNTVTPVAAATVAPILATNTATSAASTGSAPHTQMTSSTIVTMTMASHSSHATAVTTSAIPVAKVVPQPIAHTSSRIQPEYSGERTNLIPISGHRSSPNPVTMEARSDNRPPVPVQFQYFLPTYPSSPYPLTHTYTPITSSVSSIRPYPVTASAQSSTLPAQAGVGVATTVHLNPMLMAVDRIGLPSAQISTQNIQPASMTAQGIQPAPIGVQGLHATAPISTQSVQQAPVTTQQPQSEAKPPGVVLAESPAFVTNPIGSTFSGTQPVTTMVQTHPQGAATGAPTLVSSPRPSILRKKPVNEGAVRKSLIPAQPSEHNAGRMDSGMRLSGSPRPAGVKPKSDVHVAMASPVMATVEALPSHGGEQQPLSTPTQHHSQAIPTLLAPPAPTPPSQPTAVLSALPAAMAVTPPVPASMANAVASPTQPAATSTATLSSSLPEVKVKQETEPMDTSQAVPLAPSSTGPAPSLSSQASTLAISSQPGDLLPGASPRKKPRKQQHVISTEETEMMETNSTDEERASSRAPGNRPERHESPPREYVDEDGVRYVPVRPRPPLTLLRQYRNPWKAAYHHFQRYSDIRVKEEKKGSLQDMANQRGVACRAQGWKVHLCAAQLLQLTNLEHDVYSRLTTLQEGLIPKKRAGADDDLHRINELIQGNMQRCKLVMDQVTEARDTMMKVLDHKDRVLKLLNKNGTPKKSSKLKRKDRA
- the LOC113050619 gene encoding histone deacetylase complex subunit SAP130-like isoform X2; the protein is MPFSHYGVGIASERRDNRPKMSSQQFPRAALPPPGAGPGQMSTDSSVLGTQSVGSEDSSREVDHSRDPPPGSSSGSGGGIASFRDDKQETVMVRPYPQVQALVQPPALPQHVPIQPSPPVTVATPSVQLLQGQQSGVSEGSVKATLKSPMPSRLIAPAPAISQGHIPVPAKVSGHITVPLESSIAPASIPVATISGQQGQSNLHQLMATNVQIFRGNASALQIGSAAPPHTFTSHLPRGAAAAAVMSSTKGPTVLRPAGGGNTGPSQPAAVQHIIHQPIQSRPLVTTSTAVLPTMVAPIPAARTQSPVINTPVTHAAEMVHGRPVTIHPPPTTINIQRPPTPRDTATRITLPSHPAIGTQKAQPAHTVTQKPIFNTVTPVAAATVAPILATNTATSAASTGSAPHTQMTSSTIVTMTMASHSSHATAVTTSAIPVAKVVPQPIAHTSSRIQPEYSGERTNLIPISGHRSSPNPVTMEARSDNRPPVPVQFQYFLPTYPSSPYPLTHTYTPITSSVSSIRPYPVTASAQSSTLPAQAGVGVATTVHLNPMLMAVDRIGLPSAQISTQNIQPASMTAQGIQPAPIGVQGLHATAPISTQSVQQAPVTTQQPQSEAKPPGVVLAESPAFVTNPIGSTFSGTQPVTTMVQTHPQGAATGAPTLVSSPRPSILRKKPVNEGVKPKSDVHVAMASPVMATVEALPSHGGEQQPLSTPTQHHSQAIPTLLAPPAPTPPSQPTAVLSALPAAMAVTPPVPASMANAVASPTQPAATSTATLSSSLPEVKVKQETEPMDTSQAVPLAPSSTGPAPSLSSQASTLAISSQPGDLLPGASPRKKPRKQQHVISTEETEMMETNSTDEERASSRAPGNRPERHESPPREYVDEDGVRYVPVRPRPPLTLLRQYRNPWKAAYHHFQRYSDIRVKEEKKGSLQDMANQRGVACRAQGWKVHLCAAQLLQLTNLEHDVYSRLTTLQEGLIPKKRAGADDDLHRINELIQGNMQRCKLVMDQVTEARDTMMKVLDHKDRVLKLLNKNGTPKKSSKLKRKDRA